The genome window GGTCTTTGACTATTAAATTATCATGCTTAACATGACTAAGTGGTGGAAAAAGGTTCATCTACCCTTCCACACATTTTTGAACTGAAGGCTTTTCTATATATTTCATTATTTTGGTTGTCATAATCACAGTTGTTCatgatgtttatatcatgttacacAAATTTCCTTTTTAAAATAGTTTCAGTATCATAATGCAACAGTGAACTTTATATTCACCATGAAACTTCCAAACATGTGCATCATATTTGGGCAAGGCATGAGGGTAACTTGGCTATCCAGCCAGCTATATTGATGGGATGAATTTGGTCAACAATGATGATTACAGCTATAATGAGTGTGATAATGAACAACTCTAACAAATCGTGTTCAAATCTCAAATCTACTTTGCATTACGTGTAGTATAATCTAGTTAGTAATTTCCTTGCCTAAGTATGCTCTATGAGCTTCCTCTTTTGTTTTGACTACTTGATGCTTATTGACTGTCAATTGTTACTTAAAGAAACAGTTTTTATCTTCTAAGCTTAAATGGTAGTAATCAGGTTTTTTTGCCATTTCGCTATCTTATTTTGAGCAGATAGCCACGTGGAGCAGACATGAAGAAAAAGTTAATCTTTTGCTCGTATTTGGAGATCATGTCTTGAGTATTGATGTTAAAGGCAATATATTCATTTGGTCCTTCAGAGGAATGGAGCTGAACCATGAACCAGTTGGGCATATTCTGTTGGATGACAAATTCTCCCCAAGTTGTATTATGCACCCAGATACTTACCTTAACAAGGTTGCTGATAACTTGTTCCTGCCACTAATGCTAGCTAAATGAGATTTGACTTTGAATATGACCTTTTATCAAGAAACTAAATGTTATACTTAAATCAGGTTATTATTGGTAGTCATGAAGGTCAGTTGCAGTTATGGAACATCAGCACAAAGAAAAAGCTTTTTGAATTTAAAGGATggagttcatctatttgtagttgtGTTGCCTCACCTGCACTTGATGTAGTTGCAATTGGCTGCTCTGATGGAACCATTCATGTCCATAATGTGCGTTATGACGAAGAATTGGTTTCCTTCACACATTCTACACGTGGTGCTGTGACTGCCTTATCATTCAGAACTGGTACTTGGTTTCACTTATGTGTTCTTTAACTGATAAGTTGTTAATTGTTAAATAACTTGGTGCCAGTTGTTATGATAGAACTTAAACTTAGTCATGTTTCTTCTTGCTGTATATTTTTCTTAGGCAATTGGCTCTTACCCTTATACACATATATTGGTTTTGTGGACAAAATCCTTGTTTGTTATCAAAAAGCTTCTGGGAAGACCTTGCTTTTTTGCTACTAATTTGCAATAACAGGTTTGGATAAATCCATAAAATCTAAATTTACACAGAAATTTTCTGTTTGGAAAAGAGAAATTTTTTGTCATCATGTCATGAGCACTGAAGAATGATGCTTATGGATTTAGTGGATTAAGCAAAATCTGTGAAAAGTTACTGAATGTGGTGCTGCTAATTGTCTATTTGATGTGTTTTACATTTATTTTAATGTAAAATCTATTGTTTAATGGATCATGGCAATaatgttataattattatttctCTTCTAATGTAGCCCAATCCAAGATTTTTTTCTGATTGATTGAgtctgaatatttttttaaattctttAAAGTTTTTAAGAAATTTCTTTATCAGCTTTAAATGTTGGGTTTGGTTGATAAGTCTTAATGTATCACCCTTTCGACAAGATTTTATCTTTAGGAAGTTTTATATGTCTTTGAACTGGGAGAGGATGAGATCAAGTCCTTGTCTTATCCTAACGTAGTAATGATTGAACAGTTGATCTATAAATAAATCCTTAGAGAGCTTAAACATGTTTGGCGTTGGCAATGATgaatttttctcttcttccttctcttcttcttgttcttcctcctccttcctcctcttcctctaccacgttctctccttcttcctctttctccttcctcctcttcctccaatgtgccttcatcttctcctccttctttatCTTCAAGATACCAGTACATACAGGTGTACTGTGTGTCAGTATACCGATATGTACAGTTTATGTACCAGTTTGGCCAGTGACCAGTACACAAAATGGCAATCCTTGGTAATTTAATTAGTATATCTAATCTGGCTTTGTTTGAAGTGAGTTGCTATTATCGGACATCATACTTTGGTAATATATTCTGTTTAAAAATTTACCAGAATAATTCTACTGTACATCCTGACAAATAGCACAAATTTCAGTAACTTATAACATGAAGGCAGTGATCTTGTCCTTAATATACTTCTTTTTATTATGTTAGATGGGCAGCCTCTTCTAGCATCTGGGGGTTCATCAGGTGTTATAAGCATATGGAATCTGGAGAAAAGAAGACTTCATTCAGTGATAAGGGATGCTCATGATGGATCAATTATTTCGCTCCATTTTTTTGCCAATGAACCTGTTTTGATGAGTTCAGCAGCAGACAATTCAATTAAGGTgtcattttaaattaataattttaaatgctGCTACAATTTTGTATAACCCTTGTCTTTAATTTTGTTAGCTCTAGTTATTATTTACCTAATCTCATATTGGGCATTTTGTGTGTGTATTAGGCCCACTAGGAGGGTGGGTATAGATAGATTGGTATCTCAATGAAATTGGTATTTTAATATGCATTGCTTGATAATAGGATTGCATCAGTTATCCATTGTGACAAGAGTCCTAAACATTTTCTAGCTTCCATGTTGCTTGTAGTCAATTGTGAAGGTTATAGAGAATGGACAACAAtttgtttgcattttcttttttctctttcttgtttAGCCAAAAGGGTAGTTTATGTGGCCAATAGTTGAGTGTACCTGCCAAAATGTACACCATTATTCCATTAATCCATCATTCATGTATATCAATGATTTTATGTCAACTTGGATATGTatttaggtttctattttttacaAAGTAATCTTTGCTATTCTTTGTGAATGTTTTACATTAATTCTTTGTTTTCTGACTGCTTAGAAGTAATAGAGGCTTTCTTCTTTTGCTCCATAACTTTTGGGTCATTTGTCACAGATGTGGATTTTTGATACAAGCGATGGGGATGCTCGTCTTTTACGCTTTCGAAGTGGTCATAGTGCTCCACCTCTATGCTTAAGGTGAAAACAAAAAGTTCCAATGTATTTTCTTGTTTTATGATTTTAATTACTGCCCTATTTATTGACAGTGTCTTATTTATCATCTGGAGGGTTTTGAATATCGATCCGTACCGGCATATAGAGCTCTGTTCGGTATGGTACATAACGGGTATGTACCGTCGGTACGTCCTGGTATgcctcggtaacgatcgaaatccgggGTGGTACTGGTTGGTACGCCCTGGTACCGTTCAAAACACTGGTACCACTAGGTGGAGGGTGGTCCGTGTATTAGTATCATCTCaaaccggtacgtactgcccgtattgggcggtacacatcgaaattgagaaccctgatCTGGACATCCTTATTTGTTAGTAATATTTTTGCTTAATATTGATAAGGGTCTCTGCCCAAAGCCCTTTTCTTCTGTACATTTCGAGTAAGATTATTTTGACAAGTGACTCTTTTTCTTATGCAGCTTCACAGTTTTCCATGTCGGGAAATtaatattttgttttgttttttactCTGTTTTGTTGTTTCAAATTTCTGTTAGATTATCAGTAGTCATGGGAAACTAGTGTGGTTTTTGATTGGATTACATATGGCCATCATGGCTGTACAATTATAAATTCTATGACCAATATGGCTGCACAATATATCTCTAGGACCTGACTATGTGTCATTATAAACAGACATATGTGCCTAGTAAGGTTAATATAGCAATTTAATATTGTTTAACCATAATGAGATTCCTTTTAACTGTTTCTTTCTCATCTTTTATTATCATCGAGGAGATTGATTTGCTGTTTTTGATGTAAAACGTTTTCTATTCTTTTCCTCTCCCAATATCAGTGTTCAAATTTTTTGGACTGTCAGACTAGACTCTAGGTGGGACAAGATGGAATTGCAAGGAAGTATTGTTTTTTAAATGATTAACTTGAATAATATAATGAATCTGTGATGATGTCAGATTTTATGGAAATGGAAGGCATATTTTATCTGCTGGTCAAGATCGTGCTTTCCGCCTTTTCTCAATTATTCAGGTATGCCACTTTTCTATTAGCATTAGGCTCCTCCTTTTTCTTTGGGATTAATCTTACGGGCTTATTTGAACTAGGGTCAACTAGTACATTAGATAGTTTAATGATCAGTCTTTTTGGCATTTAGTTTCTAAGTTTCAATTAGCTACTGTACAAATatgatttctttcttttaattCTAGGAGTTGTCTGGAGTGGTTGTTGATCTGATGCATTTTGCATTTTATTCAGCAAATGTCAGAGCATCAGTGTAGCTTTTCTATTTGCCTGCATTGGTTGATCTCAGGCCAAAACATTTCTGACATGCTTATTGGTATTATAGAAATAGTCTATTGTAATAAAGTGCTAAACCAGATTGACATTATTCCCTTAACATTGCAGAACATGTATGCTCACAGCAACTGGATAAGTTGTTTTTAGaatcaaatatttttattaagaccaTGCTTTTAACCTGTTCGGTGCTTCATTAGCTGAATTTTATACTTAGTATCTTACTTGCTATGTGTTGCTCATATTTGTTGAACAGGATCAACAAAGTAGGGAGCTTTCTCAGCGACATGTAACTAAAAGAGCAAAGAAGCTTAGGACAAAGGTATTCTGTGGAAGTTTCTGCTTTCTGAATATCCCTGATTTGTTGATTTTTTTGTGTTGGATCTTGTAAAAGGTCTGAGTCTTCACTTATCAGTTCCTTTCTGGTTGTATTCTTCAGGAAGAAGAAATCAAGTTGAAGCCTGTTATTGCATTCGATTTTGGTACGAATTGTTCTTTGATAAACGACTCTGATAAATGTCATTTTCGGCATGGACCCATTTATGAATACCTTTTTTGATAATATTCATGAAGACTTCCAAATAAAGAGTGTCTACCTTGAGTCGTTTTTTGGAAACAACTCGCTGCATTTGGTTTCACATTGAATTTTACATTCTAATGGTGAATGTTCAATAATTTTTCTAGTTATTTCTTCTAGAAGACTTATCCTAGAATTAATTGTCTAATATTATCTTCATTAGGAAAATACATTTCATGTCTAATActgaattaaataatttattactcAAGCCTGagaatttgagaaagtgatatttAGTTAACCAAATATCTTAGTCTTGTTGTTTGTTTACTTTGCTAGAGATGGGAATGTATAAATTATGTGCACAATACCCTCTGTCATTATTTTAGCATGTCCCAATATTCCTGTAGAAATTTTAgcacaagttttttttttcactGTGATGCATTTGAGAGTCATattaattatgaatttttttttgtgttttatttATCAGGCATTTGTTTCttctttgacaatgtatcctggcGACAGAATGAGATTGTTTTACTGAATTCAATTGGTTTCATTGTGTTTCCCCACTCACTTCGTTGGGATAAATATTAACTTCAGTTGCTGAATTACAAGTTATTTCCCTTACTATTTTGTTTTTCATTTGTTACCCCATGGATGTGCACCAATCttccatttatttttatttatttagcatTATTTATTTTGCTAAAGCTATGTAGATTATATCAATCATGGGTAACCTGAACCTGCTTGACAAGGACCAGAACTTCCTTATGCTGAACCTTAGTCTTGATGAATCAGTCTTTGCTTAGGCTCGTTCATGCTGCTGAAATTTGTCCGTGAATTGATGCCTACATTTTGCGTCTTCTATATAATCACTGCTAAACTTTATTTCGTATGATTTTCTTGCAAGTATCTTAGCATGCATTCATTTTTTTCAGTCTAACAAAATAAAAATTGGATTCTTTAAAATGGCCAAGTTCTATTTTATGATTTTGTATTTTACCAATTTCAGCCGAGATCCGTGAACGTGATTGGTGCAATGTTGTTACTTGCCATATGGATACACCACAAGCTTATGTTTGGCGGCTTCAAAACTTTGTTCTTGGCGAGCATATTCTGTCACCATCTGCTGGTGTCCGAACTCCTGTTAAGGTATACTTTTGTGAAGTGATTTAAAAAATCACTCTTTTTTTGCTTTGTTCAGTTGGAACCCTGAATTTGAAGATGAATTTTCTCACTAACTAAATTGAAAAACCTTTGCCAATGTCTTTGTAAATTGAAATTTATGATGAGTTTAATCTGATTATCTAATTGGTGTGTTTCAGGCTTGTGCAATAAGTGCTTGTGGTAATTTTGCTGTCTTGGGTACTCAAGGTGGTTGGATCGAACGGTTTAACCTCCAATCAGGAATCAGCCGAGGAACTTATGTAGATGTCTTTGAAGCACGACACTATGCACATGATGGGGAAGTGGTTGGAGTTGCTTGTGATGCTACAAACAGCACACTGATAAGCGCAGGGTATAATGGTGACATCAAGGTGTGCTTGCTGTCTgcactgagaattttgagttgatATGTATGTTTTTGATGATAGTTTTATTTGTGCCTATATAGTTGGTGTCCTACATGTTACTATGGTTTATTGgtacaagaagaagaagctgtaatgtctcaactatttgggacaTCCATATGAATCCTTTTCTGCCATTGGGCTTCTTCACAACACCACCACTGAAAACTAGGAGCTGTCAATTTTTTTATGGTAAACTCTTGTTGGTTTGTAAGTTGTCTAGAAGGTAATGGTAATTAGCCTAAAGTGGTTTTCCTTCCAGCTCTCTTGCATAATCCTTTTTGGCCCTAGATCACGAGAGATTAGTTTAAGTGCTTCAGAGTTCAGTCTATTAAGATGTCCAAGAAAGACAGACttcattaagttaaaaaaataatgatttgaCTAGTATGTAATCTATGTGCTTTGCAGTAAATTAGAGAAGGTGAATGTATGGACAAGTACTAAGTTATGATAGACTTATAGATAGATTACGATCCCAACGTCACCTAAATGCTTGTTAATATTGTTATGAAGTATAATGCACACCCTTCCTATGCATATGAAGTATTACATGATCTGGTATCTAGTTGGGGTAATTCAAATGCCTCTAGGTGGATTTGCATTGTACTTTATAGTGATATTAACAGTTATAGTAGAGATTTAGGGATTTTTCTACTTAATTAATGTTCTTGTTCTGGAATCAGATGATTCTATCAGACGATTCATGTGAAGGATTGCCTTGTCATGGAATGGGAGCATGTTCATACCCTTCTGGCAAGGCAAGGAATCTTTATGTCATGTCTATTGGTACAGGTAAAAAATTTGCCTAGACACATGCAAAATACTGGCCAGACTTTTAGGATATAGTCAAAATTCTATATCAGCTTCAGTATTTAGAAAATAAGGTTTGACCTATTTGCTTCTATGTCATCTTCAATGCATGTGCTTTATCCAACAGCCAAAATAACTGATGCTAAGTGCTAAATTTTCTGATTCTACATATGGCAGTTCTCTTTCGAAGTTTTTGTCTCAACAtcctccatattaaccttcaaaagGATTGGTTGGTAGGATATGAATGCCACCTATTCTCACATGGTACCATAGGTCAAATTTAACTTGCATGGTTGAATTTCTTTCGGTCACAAATCCTGTATATTCTGCAGGTCTGGGATTTCAAAGGTTGTGAACTAAGATCCAGTTGGAAAGTTGGACAACATGTCATTAAGTTTGCATATCACCGAACAAAtggtaacttttttttttgtgcagTGTTCGAGTTTTCCTGCAGGAGCATATGATTTGACAAAAaaacatgattttatcttttagGTCTGTTGGCAACTGTAGCAGATGATATGGTTCTCCGGCTGTACGATGTTCTAGCGCTGAGGATGGTTCGTAAGTTTGAAGGCCACACAGACCGTGTCACTGACTTGTGTTTTAGTGAGGATGGGAAGTGGCTTTTATCTTCGAGTATGGATGGAAGTCTTAGAATTTGGGATGTCATATTGGCAAGGCAAATAGATGCAATACATGTTGATGTTCCTATAACAGCATTATCTCTGTCTCCTTCAATGGATGTTTTGGCAACTTCTCATGTTGATCAAAATGGTGTATACCTTTGGTAAGTCTTCTGTTGGTCTATGTGCATTGAACTTTGATATAGAAAGATAAGGTTTGAACTTTTAAGTTCTTATTTATCAGTGATATATGCTACACTTACTATGTAACAGAAGCTTTCATACATTTATGTAGAAATAGAGTGAGGGTGAGCTTTGATACAATGATAAGGCTGCTCTTTTGTAACTTAGGTAATCAGGGTTTGATTTACCAAAACTTTTTCCTTTACTTATTGGGTTTATCCTTCTAGGGTAAAGTATAGTGTAGTTTAAGACATTCTTAAGATTTTTGCaacatggtttcaaatactgATCTGTCTAGTCTATACCAACCTGTATTTGCTAACTTGAGGAAGGACCAGGATTGGACCATATGATCCAGTATTGGTtggtatttatatttttaatattttcttaagTTGATATCATGTGGTACTGGTAAACTGGTGCCATACCTGTCCAGTAAATTACTGAAACAGGTACCAGATTGAGATTAAAAACCTTGTTTGGCAATCACCCTAAACTGCAATTAGTAAATACAGGTTCAAATTGGAAAGAAAATTCAAAGATACCACTATTTGATATAttcattttatttaataattttatgatatatcaTGCACCTATACACTATTATTGTTCCTCTTATGTGGCTGGGTTTTAGTGCTGACAGCAAATTTATGTGAACTGTGTGGTTTTTTAGTATTCTCTTTCTGGATCTGCTGCATTCTTTTATTCCATGTATAAGTCATTCTGGATTTTCTTTTTTGCCCTCAATATTTTCATACAACAGAAGATCTATTCTGTACTCTCAAGACTTTTGCTTGAAATTATACTGTTATTATGTACTCTCAAGTCTTCCGTACATCATATGTTGCAGGGTTAACCAGACTATGTTCTCTGGATCCACCAAGGTGGAATCttatgcaagtggagaacaagttAGGAATGTTCAAATGCCATCTGTTGCTCCAAAAGAAGGATCTGATGAGGAAAAATTGCTTAAAGCTGGGGATCTAAATCAAATACGGAACGCCTATCCTGTTCCTCATCTTGATAAACAGTTGCCTAAGCTTATTACACTGTCCTTGCTTCCTAGGAGCCAATGGCAAAATCTAACTAATTTGGACATTATAAAGGTTAGTTTGTTCTTGTTGAAGTTAATGAATTTAGCTGTAGAACATGCAGGCCCTTTTAAATTAAGCAGGCTGGTATTTCCTTTCAAAGGGAATTACCTGCCTTACCTATTCCTTATGTTATTAACCTGTGGTTTGCTCAGGGTTGCTAGTGACTTTGCAAGTGATTTTTGGCTAATGCCTCAGATGTCTTACTTATTTTCTCCTGAACTCCAGGCTCGTAACAAGCCAGTTGAGCCACCAAAAAAGCCAGAAAAGGCACCTTTCTTTTTGCCCTCAATTCCATCTCTTTCTGGGGAAATATTATTTAAGCCCAGTGGTGAAGCTACCGAAGAAAAGGATATGGAAAAGAAGATGATTGAAAAGAAGAAGTTGGACCTGTCTTCACAATTTATTCTGTTACTGCATTCTTGTATGGAGACAAAGAATTGTAAGTTCCCCACGATATAATTGCTACCAAAGTTTGAGAAGTAATAGGTATCAGAATTCCTCAGTTGTTAACCTATGGGTTGTCTTTTTATGATGTGTTTTGGTTTCCAGCATTTAACTGCATTAGTTTCTGCAGCAGAATTAAGTACATTTTGTTTCCTTTGTATAGTCAGTCTTTTGATATATACTAATTAATGTTCACATAAGCAAGGAATGGAATCTCATCCTAGGTCAGACCAGTACGtattgccttactagtgtatcaaCACAGTTTTTCAGTATGTaccaaagaggaagaagagaaggtggtggaggaagagaaagaggaggaagcatACCTGAGGTCAGTGGTATGTGGTGGGTGATAGGGATGTAGGCAACGGCAGATGGGAATGGGCTCCATGCATATGGAGAAGAGGGCTCATGATTTCGGCTCTGCACATATGGAGAAGATTGCTAGCCCTAATTACGTATGGACCGGACTGCTCGAAATGATGGCAGCCCTAATTACATATGCACATAAGCTCTCACCTTACTGAAATTCATAGTAAACCATTTGCTTATGATATTAATTGTGCCTATCTTACTTAGTTGGACACAGTATCTAATATGGATATTAGTTTTGCTTCCCTTTTATGCCTACGCATGTAGCACCCCTAATGGCTATATGATGTCTGTTGAACTGGGTGCTTTGGGCTAAAATGATGGATTGGGCAAAATTAGTCATCTCAGTGTTggattatctttttcttcttccagtGCATATTG of Musa acuminata AAA Group cultivar baxijiao chromosome BXJ2-3, Cavendish_Baxijiao_AAA, whole genome shotgun sequence contains these proteins:
- the LOC135608337 gene encoding uncharacterized protein LOC135608337 — translated: MGIFESYRAIGYITSNVPFAVQRLGTETFVTVSVEKAWQIYNCAKLTLVLGGPQLPKKIRALASYKDYTFAAYGTNIGVFKRAHQIATWSRHEEKVNLLLVFGDHVLSIDVKGNIFIWSFRGMELNHEPVGHILLDDKFSPSCIMHPDTYLNKVIIGSHEGQLQLWNISTKKKLFEFKGWSSSICSCVASPALDVVAIGCSDGTIHVHNVRYDEELVSFTHSTRGAVTALSFRTDGQPLLASGGSSGVISIWNLEKRRLHSVIRDAHDGSIISLHFFANEPVLMSSAADNSIKMWIFDTSDGDARLLRFRSGHSAPPLCLRFYGNGRHILSAGQDRAFRLFSIIQDQQSRELSQRHVTKRAKKLRTKEEEIKLKPVIAFDFAEIRERDWCNVVTCHMDTPQAYVWRLQNFVLGEHILSPSAGVRTPVKACAISACGNFAVLGTQGGWIERFNLQSGISRGTYVDVFEARHYAHDGEVVGVACDATNSTLISAGYNGDIKVWDFKGCELRSSWKVGQHVIKFAYHRTNGLLATVADDMVLRLYDVLALRMVRKFEGHTDRVTDLCFSEDGKWLLSSSMDGSLRIWDVILARQIDAIHVDVPITALSLSPSMDVLATSHVDQNGVYLWVNQTMFSGSTKVESYASGEQVRNVQMPSVAPKEGSDEEKLLKAGDLNQIRNAYPVPHLDKQLPKLITLSLLPRSQWQNLTNLDIIKARNKPVEPPKKPEKAPFFLPSIPSLSGEILFKPSGEATEEKDMEKKMIEKKKLDLSSQFILLLHSCMETKNFSAFTDYIKGLSPSTLDLELRMLQIIDNDDDDMESLDERSELESIGMLLDYFIHEVSSRNNFEFIQAVIKLFLKIHGETVRRRSTLQEKTKKLLEVQSSVWQRVDKMFQSARCMITFLSNSQF